Proteins encoded together in one Cardiocondyla obscurior isolate alpha-2009 linkage group LG07, Cobs3.1, whole genome shotgun sequence window:
- the Oseg2 gene encoding intraflagellar transport protein 172 homolog isoform X2 codes for MLLKYLGTVMPAQELENRVVSIAWSPNNLKLAVASSDRSIYLFDENGVKRDRFSTKPVDAKFGKKSYAIKGIAFSPESTKIAVGQTDCIVYVYKIGEDWGDKKVICNKFRQSAAVTCLIWPMDGPIVVGLADGRVRAAIVKSQKAQTLYTSDAMTIALASNVRGNGFLSSHADGSIVRYYVAEDGGAEPSGRVCVHGVPAYALAWPQSHILVAGCDKRLTIYDSCGKQVKTFDFSRDSQERDITVACCSPSGQSVAVGSWDKVRIFDWTPRRSVWEETNVRDLPNFYTITALAWRRDGSKLVVGGLCGSVEQFETILRRTVVRGSHEVAYVGPSQVVIRPLNNSSQRPIVIRSQTGLEIEDVRVLGRRDNNVVARTAHTLLIGDIELGLISEIPWDDRSGGEKFFFEYPVVCLIFCSGELTIVEYGRNEALGSVRTEAVNPHVVSVRVNERPSTSGIDNKKLAYLLDPRTVRIVDLISGATISMIVHDARIDWLELSEAGHRLLSRDKRGRLWLSDDENGRVLLLTGVSFASWVTGSDVVVAQTAQTLAVWYNIDAPEAVTLTPIKGDVIDIVRENGRTSVMVEEHGAKMAYLLDEGLIEFGTALHDNDFGRVILFLENMGDDPQVETMWENVARNAMNERKLMIAARCYAAMGDVACAKFLKETAEIGEKYAEETGNELLANPDCWARLAILNGDLKTAEAIYLEQNELDKALDMYQRYWRWEDALNLAQSRNWSGLSELRDRHLAWLLDSGQAARAASIIESTNPRRAVKLYLEARRPGRAARLILADNELLEDERIVEEVISDLKASDLTEVAGELLEKTDAGSEAIRCYAQAGVFAKALDLARKIDPNLVVELERDWGKHLSDNGHYDAAINHFIEAGETALALKAAINARQWRKALQIIQVIEDNDEEIRQQCNKLGEYFSSIGERSLAESLFIRAENAKRAVEIYIQSGDWMRAHQVAQEHMKNDEANQVLAKHAENLQQTGELRHAESLYVAVGDYDAAIAMYRKAGNRSDMIRLVAQHRPDLLQTTHMHLAKELDAAGKPREAEEHYLGAGDWRGAVTAYRSVNMWEDALRVAKKASGEKAAQQVALMWARTLASELGARLLMRLGYFEPCLQLACEASLFDWALEIVKYGTIDQKKEVHYRYAMSLEDEGRFTEAEKEFVQAGKTMEAVQMYIHNRDWESAEDVARSHSQEAVAQVLIAQAAEAAESQDYATAETLLLRAHKPEIIIEHYKTAGMWSEALRVCREYLPSQEAALRRELGQKSAGLDGTNALEEARKWLDLGEVRPALDTLILNPQAPRSYLIRAADILLHQADPETAAEIGGDLGARLFSIGEHALAAQVFLQADRLKDAVTSLVAVGEWDRARRIVRELAPDLEPYLEEKYRDAMTNESEMEKLAEVDGNAALEMLARKGQWNQVFDIASSQSSEVLQRFVARRAAQLLKNDAALQALQLYAQYGAPAISQNFNLYLQLAENILNATQQEYRYLAQLRDVLHGLYRSSSSEKFARFLEAAHFAAVKYGCHSFPALSGIVLKVSVSLLRYTDILHADKCYYEAGIAARTAGLVSEAFVFLNHFLDLEECIEEEGDGNVLDVDDLRVTDFPLEVPLPEKLAIATDQREEVREWVLAVSMDQKIEQGLPVDQRGVYVGSLTSPTNSGVPLQQCVITGYPVRGSVVKFEEPNRAADRDDWTKLINTARQAPTDSPLNDILIFLQDWCGMAPKYSF; via the exons ATGTTGCTAAAATATTTAGGTACCGTCATGCCGGCGCAG GAGTTGGAAAATAGAGTGGTTAGTATAGCTTGGTCGccgaacaatttaaaattggcCGTAGCATCTTCAGATCGTTCGATTTATCTTTTTGATGAAAATGGTGTGAAGCGCGACAGATTTTCCACTAAACCTGTCGATGCTAAG TTCGGTAAAAAAAGTTACGCTATAAAGGGAATAGCTTTCTCTCCAGAATCCACAAAAATTGCCGTTGGCCAAACCGACTGCattgtatacgtatataaaatagGAGAAGAttg gGGCGATAAAAAAGTGATATGTAATAAGTTTCGACAAAGTGCCGCAGTAACTTGTTTAATTTGGCCAATGGATGGTCCAATCGTCGTAGGATTAGCAGATGGAAGAGTTCGTGCAGCTATCGTCAAGTCACAAAAAGCGCAAACTTTATACACGTCCGATGCCATGACGATAGCTTTAGCTAGCAa CGTTCGGGGTAATGGATTTTTGTCAAGCCACGCCGACGGCAGTATTGTACGATATTACGTTGCCGAAGATGGTGGCGCGGAACCATCAGGACGCGTATGTGTCCACGGAGTGCCCGCTTATGCCCTAGCGTGGCCGCAGTCGCACATTCTTGTAGCAGGCTGCGATAAACGATTAACCATATATGATTCGTGTGGTAAACAAGTTAAAACTTTCGACTTCAGCCGAGACTCTCAAGAGAGAGACATCACTGTAGCTTGCTGCAGCCCGAGTGGCCAAAGCGTCGCCGTAGGTTCTTGGGACAAGGTGCGCATATTTGACTGGACACCGCGAAGAAGTGTCTGGGAAGAGACCAACGTACGCGATTTACCTAATTTCTACACGATAACAGCACTCGCTTGGAGACGAGATGGTTCGAAATTAGTGGTCGGAGGATTATGTGGCAGTGTCGAACAATTTGAGACTATTTTaag acgTACAGTAGTTCGCGGCAGTCACGAAGTTGCTTATGTCGGACCAAGCCAAGTGGTGATTCGGCCTCTAAATAATTCCTCGCAACGCCCCATTGTCATTAGATCACAGACAGGTTTAGAGATCGAAGACGTGCGAGTACTAGGACGCCGAGATAATAACGTAGTGGCTCGGACAGCACACACTTTGTTAATTGGAGACATCGAACTCGGTTTGATCAGCGAAATTCCGTGGGACGATCGATCCGGCGGCGAAAAGTTTTTCTTCGAGTATCCGGTtgtatgtttaattttttgctcCGGTGAGCTAACGATCGTCGAGTACGGTCGAAACGAAGCACTTGGTTCTGTGCGAACGGAGGCAGTGAACCCACACGTGGTTAGCGTACGAGTAAATGAACGACCCTCGACTAGTGgcatagataataaaaaactaGCCTACCTATTAGATCCAAGAACTGTTCGTATTGTCGACTTGATATCTGGCGCGACTATCAGTATGATAGTTCACGATGCTCGCATTGACTGGTTGGAATTGAGTGAAGCGGGACATCGATTACTGTCGCGTGATAAACGAGGTCGTCTTTGGTTAAGCGATGATGAGAATGGcag AGTTTTATTACTAACAGGGGTATCCTTTGCGTCCTGGGTGACAGGTAGCGATGTTGTCGTCGCTCAGACTGCTCAAACTCTGGCCGTTTGGTATAACATAGATGCACCAGAAGCAGTTACGTTAACACCGATCAAGGGAGATGTAATTGACATTGTTCGAGAAAATGGACGAACGTCCGTGATGGTAGAGGAGCACGGTGCTAAAATGGCATATCTACTGGACGAAGGACTGATCGAATTCGGTACCGCATTGCATGATAACGATTTCGGTAGAGTCATTTTGTTTCTAGAAAACATGGGGGATGATCCGCAAGTGGAGACTATGTGGGAGAATGTAGCGAGAAATGCGATGAATGAGAGGAAGCTCATGATAGCTGCTAGATGTTACGCTGCAATGGGCGACGTGGCTTGCGCAAAATTTCTTAAGGAAACTGCTGAG ATTGGCGAAAAATATGCTGAAGAGACAGGTAATGAACTATTAGCTAATCCTGACTGTTGGGCACGGTTGGCTATATTGAATGGTGATCTAAAAACCGCCGAAGCAATTTATTTGGAGCAGAATGAGTTAGATAAGGCGTTGGACATGTATCAACGTTACTGGCGTTGGGAGGATGCTCTAAACTTGGCTCAGAGTCGTAATTGGAGTGGATTATCGGAATTACGAGATCGTCACTTGGCTTGGTTATTAGATAGCGGACAAGCGGCTCGCGCGGCCTCCATTATAGAAAGTACAAATCCTAGGAGAGCTGTCAAACTTTATCTGGAAGCTCGCCGTCCTGGACGAGCCGCCAGATTGATACTTGCTGACAACGAATTACTAGAGGACGAAAGAATTGTCGAGGAAGTTATTAGTGATCTTAAGGCCTCTGATTTAACGGAAGTTGCTGGAGAATTATTGGAAAAGACTGACGCTGGCTCAGAAGCGATCAGATGTTACGCCCAAGCCGGTGTCTTCGCTAAAGCCCTTGATCTAGCACGCAAAATTGATCCCAATTTGGTTGTTGAATTAGAAAGGGATTGGGGAAAACATCTGTCGGACAATGGCCATTATGACGCCGCTATTAATCACTTTATCGAAGCAGGAGAAACAGCATTAGCATTAAAAGCTGCTATTAATGCACGGCAATGGAGAAAAGCTTTACAAATTATTCAG gTAATTGAAGATAATGATGAAGAAATTCGTCAGCAATGTAATAAACTGGGCGAATATTTTTCATCGATCGGCGAACGAAGTTTGGCGGAAAGTCTTTTTATTCGTGCCGAAAATGCTAAGCGCGCTGTAGAGATCTATATACAGTCTGGTGATTGGATGCGTGCACACCAAGTGGCTCAAGAACACATGAAAAATGATGAGGCTAATCAGGTATTGGCAAAACACGCTGAGAATTTGCAACAAACCGGTGAACTTCGCCACGCCGAGTCTCTCTATGTCGCGGTTGGTGACTACGACGCAGCAATTGCTATGTATCGTAAAGCGGGAAATCGTAGCGACATGATCAGATTAGTTGCACAGCATCGACCAGATTTACTCCAAACTACTCACATGCATCTAGCAAAAGAGCTAGATGCAGCCGGAAAACCGAGAGAAGCTGAAGAACACTATCtag GTGCCGGCGACTGGCGTGGAGCGGTCACAGCTTATAGATCCGTAAATATGTGGGAAGATGCGTTGAGAGTTGCGAAAAAAGCTTCGGGAGAAAAAGCAGCGCAACAG gTTGCTTTAATGTGGGCTCGAACACTCGCTTCGGAATTAGGCGCGAGACTTCTGATGCGATTAGGTTATTTCGAACCTTGTCTGCAATTGGCATGTGAAGCAAGCCTGTTTGACTGGGCTCTAGAGATTGTGAAATATGGCACAATTGATCAGAAAAAGGAAGTTCACTATCGCTACGCAATGTCATTGGAGGATGAGGGTCGTTTTACTGAAGCTGAAAAAGAATTTGTACAGGCTGGCAAAACTATGGAGGCAGTACAGATGTATATCCATAATCGTGATTGGGAATCCGCCGAAGACGTTGCACGATCGCACAGTCAGGAAGCTGTTGCGCAGGTTTTAATTGCTCAGGCCGCTGAGGCCGCCGAAAGCCAAGATTACGCTACAGCAGAGACACTTCTTTTGAGAGCCCACAAGcctgaaataataatagaacaTTATAAG accGCTGGAATGTGGTCCGAAGCACTACGAGTGTGTCGAGAATATTTGCCTAGTCAAGAAGCGGCGTTGCGCAGAGAATTAGGCCAAAAAAGCGCGGGATTAGACGGTACAAATGCATTAGAAGAGGCACGGAAGTGGCTTGATCTCGGAGAAGTACGACCTGCCTTAGATACTTTAATTTTGAACCCGCAAGCGCCGAGATCTTATCTCATTCGCGCGGCTGACATTCTTCTGCATCAAGCGGATCCTGAAACGGCGGCGGAAATCGGAGGTGATCTGGGCGCACGTCTATTTTCTATTGGTGAACACGCGCTCGCTGCTCAa GTTTTTCTTCAAGCGGATCGATTAAAAGATGCGGTGACTTCGTTAGTGGCGGTGGGCGAATGGGATCGTGCGCGACGAATTGTCCGTGAGCTCGCTCCCGATCTCGAACCATACTTggaagaaaaatatcgcgacgctATGACGAATGAAAGTGAAATGGAAAAGTTGGCAGAAGTAGACGGTAATGCTGCCCTCGAAATGTTAGCTCGCAAAGGTCAATGGAATCAGGTGTTCGACATCGCGAGTTCTCAAAGTTCAGAAGTACTACAAAGATTTGTGGCACGGCGCGCAGCACAATTGCTAAAGAACGATGCCGCGCTGCAAGCATTACAACTTTACGCGCAGTACGGTGCACCTGCAATCTcacagaattttaatttgtatttgcAATTGGCAGAGAATATCCTGAATGCAACGCAGCAGGAATACAG atATCTAGCTCAACTTCGTGACGTTTTACATGGCCTTTATCGGTCATCGTCCTCCGAGAAATTTGCACGTTTTTTAGAGGCCGCACATTTCGCAGCGGTGAAATATGGTTGCCATTCGTTTCCAGCGCTTTCTGGCATCGTACTAAAGGTGTCTGTCAGTCTTCTGCGATATACTGACATCCTCCACGCCGATAAATGCTATTATGAAGCTGGTATCGCAGCCCGTACCGCTGGCCTTGTTAGCGAAGCTTTCGTTTTTCTCAATCATTTCCTCGATTTGGAGGAATGTATCGAGGAAGAAGGTGACGGCAACGTTTTAGACGTGGATGATTTGCGAGTCACTGATTTCCCACTGGAAGTTCCACTTCCAGAAAAACTTGCGATTGCAACTGATCAACGCGAAGAAGTGAGAGAATGGGTGTTAGCGGTATCTATGGACCAAAAAATCGAACAAGGTTTACCAGTTGATCAAAGAGGCGTATATGTAGGCTCTTTGACGTCGCCGACAAATTCCGGCGTGCCTCTTCAGCAGTGCGTAATTACGGGATATCCGGTGCGTGGCTCGGTTGTCAAATTCGAAGAACCAAACCGCGCAGCTGATCGTGATGATtggacaaaattaattaatacagcCCGACAGGCACCTACAGATTCACCGCTGAAcgacattttaatatttctgcaaGATTGGTGTGGTATGGCAcctaaatattcattttaa
- the Oseg2 gene encoding intraflagellar transport protein 172 homolog isoform X1: MLLKYLGTVMPAQELENRVVSIAWSPNNLKLAVASSDRSIYLFDENGVKRDRFSTKPVDAKFGKKSYAIKGIAFSPESTKIAVGQTDCIVYVYKIGEDWGDKKVICNKFRQSAAVTCLIWPMDGPIVVGLADGRVRAAIVKSQKAQTLYTSDAMTIALASNVRGNGFLSSHADGSIVRYYVAEDGGAEPSGRVCVHGVPAYALAWPQSHILVAGCDKRLTIYDSCGKQVKTFDFSRDSQERDITVACCSPSGQSVAVGSWDKVRIFDWTPRRSVWEETNVRDLPNFYTITALAWRRDGSKLVVGGLCGSVEQFETILRRTVVRGSHEVAYVGPSQVVIRPLNNSSQRPIVIRSQTGLEIEDVRVLGRRDNNVVARTAHTLLIGDIELGLISEIPWDDRSGGEKFFFEYPVVCLIFCSGELTIVEYGRNEALGSVRTEAVNPHVVSVRVNERPSTSGIDNKKLAYLLDPRTVRIVDLISGATISMIVHDARIDWLELSEAGHRLLSRDKRGRLWLSDDENGRVLLLTGVSFASWVTGSDVVVAQTAQTLAVWYNIDAPEAVTLTPIKGDVIDIVRENGRTSVMVEEHGAKMAYLLDEGLIEFGTALHDNDFGRVILFLENMGDDPQVETMWENVARNAMNERKLMIAARCYAAMGDVACAKFLKETAEIGEKYAEETGNELLANPDCWARLAILNGDLKTAEAIYLEQNELDKALDMYQRYWRWEDALNLAQSRNWSGLSELRDRHLAWLLDSGQAARAASIIESTNPRRAVKLYLEARRPGRAARLILADNELLEDERIVEEVISDLKASDLTEVAGELLEKTDAGSEAIRCYAQAGVFAKALDLARKIDPNLVVELERDWGKHLSDNGHYDAAINHFIEAGETALALKAAINARQWRKALQIIQVIEDNDEEIRQQCNKLGEYFSSIGERSLAESLFIRAENAKRAVEIYIQSGDWMRAHQVAQEHMKNDEANQVLAKHAENLQQTGELRHAESLYVAVGDYDAAIAMYRKAGNRSDMIRLVAQHRPDLLQTTHMHLAKELDAAGKPREAEEHYLGAGDWRGAVTAYRSVNMWEDALRVAKKASGEKAAQQVKTEKIYCFYFLLILLFTNFFLLSPNLLIFLLFQVALMWARTLASELGARLLMRLGYFEPCLQLACEASLFDWALEIVKYGTIDQKKEVHYRYAMSLEDEGRFTEAEKEFVQAGKTMEAVQMYIHNRDWESAEDVARSHSQEAVAQVLIAQAAEAAESQDYATAETLLLRAHKPEIIIEHYKTAGMWSEALRVCREYLPSQEAALRRELGQKSAGLDGTNALEEARKWLDLGEVRPALDTLILNPQAPRSYLIRAADILLHQADPETAAEIGGDLGARLFSIGEHALAAQVFLQADRLKDAVTSLVAVGEWDRARRIVRELAPDLEPYLEEKYRDAMTNESEMEKLAEVDGNAALEMLARKGQWNQVFDIASSQSSEVLQRFVARRAAQLLKNDAALQALQLYAQYGAPAISQNFNLYLQLAENILNATQQEYRYLAQLRDVLHGLYRSSSSEKFARFLEAAHFAAVKYGCHSFPALSGIVLKVSVSLLRYTDILHADKCYYEAGIAARTAGLVSEAFVFLNHFLDLEECIEEEGDGNVLDVDDLRVTDFPLEVPLPEKLAIATDQREEVREWVLAVSMDQKIEQGLPVDQRGVYVGSLTSPTNSGVPLQQCVITGYPVRGSVVKFEEPNRAADRDDWTKLINTARQAPTDSPLNDILIFLQDWCGMAPKYSF; this comes from the exons ATGTTGCTAAAATATTTAGGTACCGTCATGCCGGCGCAG GAGTTGGAAAATAGAGTGGTTAGTATAGCTTGGTCGccgaacaatttaaaattggcCGTAGCATCTTCAGATCGTTCGATTTATCTTTTTGATGAAAATGGTGTGAAGCGCGACAGATTTTCCACTAAACCTGTCGATGCTAAG TTCGGTAAAAAAAGTTACGCTATAAAGGGAATAGCTTTCTCTCCAGAATCCACAAAAATTGCCGTTGGCCAAACCGACTGCattgtatacgtatataaaatagGAGAAGAttg gGGCGATAAAAAAGTGATATGTAATAAGTTTCGACAAAGTGCCGCAGTAACTTGTTTAATTTGGCCAATGGATGGTCCAATCGTCGTAGGATTAGCAGATGGAAGAGTTCGTGCAGCTATCGTCAAGTCACAAAAAGCGCAAACTTTATACACGTCCGATGCCATGACGATAGCTTTAGCTAGCAa CGTTCGGGGTAATGGATTTTTGTCAAGCCACGCCGACGGCAGTATTGTACGATATTACGTTGCCGAAGATGGTGGCGCGGAACCATCAGGACGCGTATGTGTCCACGGAGTGCCCGCTTATGCCCTAGCGTGGCCGCAGTCGCACATTCTTGTAGCAGGCTGCGATAAACGATTAACCATATATGATTCGTGTGGTAAACAAGTTAAAACTTTCGACTTCAGCCGAGACTCTCAAGAGAGAGACATCACTGTAGCTTGCTGCAGCCCGAGTGGCCAAAGCGTCGCCGTAGGTTCTTGGGACAAGGTGCGCATATTTGACTGGACACCGCGAAGAAGTGTCTGGGAAGAGACCAACGTACGCGATTTACCTAATTTCTACACGATAACAGCACTCGCTTGGAGACGAGATGGTTCGAAATTAGTGGTCGGAGGATTATGTGGCAGTGTCGAACAATTTGAGACTATTTTaag acgTACAGTAGTTCGCGGCAGTCACGAAGTTGCTTATGTCGGACCAAGCCAAGTGGTGATTCGGCCTCTAAATAATTCCTCGCAACGCCCCATTGTCATTAGATCACAGACAGGTTTAGAGATCGAAGACGTGCGAGTACTAGGACGCCGAGATAATAACGTAGTGGCTCGGACAGCACACACTTTGTTAATTGGAGACATCGAACTCGGTTTGATCAGCGAAATTCCGTGGGACGATCGATCCGGCGGCGAAAAGTTTTTCTTCGAGTATCCGGTtgtatgtttaattttttgctcCGGTGAGCTAACGATCGTCGAGTACGGTCGAAACGAAGCACTTGGTTCTGTGCGAACGGAGGCAGTGAACCCACACGTGGTTAGCGTACGAGTAAATGAACGACCCTCGACTAGTGgcatagataataaaaaactaGCCTACCTATTAGATCCAAGAACTGTTCGTATTGTCGACTTGATATCTGGCGCGACTATCAGTATGATAGTTCACGATGCTCGCATTGACTGGTTGGAATTGAGTGAAGCGGGACATCGATTACTGTCGCGTGATAAACGAGGTCGTCTTTGGTTAAGCGATGATGAGAATGGcag AGTTTTATTACTAACAGGGGTATCCTTTGCGTCCTGGGTGACAGGTAGCGATGTTGTCGTCGCTCAGACTGCTCAAACTCTGGCCGTTTGGTATAACATAGATGCACCAGAAGCAGTTACGTTAACACCGATCAAGGGAGATGTAATTGACATTGTTCGAGAAAATGGACGAACGTCCGTGATGGTAGAGGAGCACGGTGCTAAAATGGCATATCTACTGGACGAAGGACTGATCGAATTCGGTACCGCATTGCATGATAACGATTTCGGTAGAGTCATTTTGTTTCTAGAAAACATGGGGGATGATCCGCAAGTGGAGACTATGTGGGAGAATGTAGCGAGAAATGCGATGAATGAGAGGAAGCTCATGATAGCTGCTAGATGTTACGCTGCAATGGGCGACGTGGCTTGCGCAAAATTTCTTAAGGAAACTGCTGAG ATTGGCGAAAAATATGCTGAAGAGACAGGTAATGAACTATTAGCTAATCCTGACTGTTGGGCACGGTTGGCTATATTGAATGGTGATCTAAAAACCGCCGAAGCAATTTATTTGGAGCAGAATGAGTTAGATAAGGCGTTGGACATGTATCAACGTTACTGGCGTTGGGAGGATGCTCTAAACTTGGCTCAGAGTCGTAATTGGAGTGGATTATCGGAATTACGAGATCGTCACTTGGCTTGGTTATTAGATAGCGGACAAGCGGCTCGCGCGGCCTCCATTATAGAAAGTACAAATCCTAGGAGAGCTGTCAAACTTTATCTGGAAGCTCGCCGTCCTGGACGAGCCGCCAGATTGATACTTGCTGACAACGAATTACTAGAGGACGAAAGAATTGTCGAGGAAGTTATTAGTGATCTTAAGGCCTCTGATTTAACGGAAGTTGCTGGAGAATTATTGGAAAAGACTGACGCTGGCTCAGAAGCGATCAGATGTTACGCCCAAGCCGGTGTCTTCGCTAAAGCCCTTGATCTAGCACGCAAAATTGATCCCAATTTGGTTGTTGAATTAGAAAGGGATTGGGGAAAACATCTGTCGGACAATGGCCATTATGACGCCGCTATTAATCACTTTATCGAAGCAGGAGAAACAGCATTAGCATTAAAAGCTGCTATTAATGCACGGCAATGGAGAAAAGCTTTACAAATTATTCAG gTAATTGAAGATAATGATGAAGAAATTCGTCAGCAATGTAATAAACTGGGCGAATATTTTTCATCGATCGGCGAACGAAGTTTGGCGGAAAGTCTTTTTATTCGTGCCGAAAATGCTAAGCGCGCTGTAGAGATCTATATACAGTCTGGTGATTGGATGCGTGCACACCAAGTGGCTCAAGAACACATGAAAAATGATGAGGCTAATCAGGTATTGGCAAAACACGCTGAGAATTTGCAACAAACCGGTGAACTTCGCCACGCCGAGTCTCTCTATGTCGCGGTTGGTGACTACGACGCAGCAATTGCTATGTATCGTAAAGCGGGAAATCGTAGCGACATGATCAGATTAGTTGCACAGCATCGACCAGATTTACTCCAAACTACTCACATGCATCTAGCAAAAGAGCTAGATGCAGCCGGAAAACCGAGAGAAGCTGAAGAACACTATCtag GTGCCGGCGACTGGCGTGGAGCGGTCACAGCTTATAGATCCGTAAATATGTGGGAAGATGCGTTGAGAGTTGCGAAAAAAGCTTCGGGAGAAAAAGCAGCGCAACAGGTTAAAACTGAGAAAatttattgcttttattttttattaattttgctatttactaatttttttttgttatcaccaaatttattaatctttcttttatttcaggTTGCTTTAATGTGGGCTCGAACACTCGCTTCGGAATTAGGCGCGAGACTTCTGATGCGATTAGGTTATTTCGAACCTTGTCTGCAATTGGCATGTGAAGCAAGCCTGTTTGACTGGGCTCTAGAGATTGTGAAATATGGCACAATTGATCAGAAAAAGGAAGTTCACTATCGCTACGCAATGTCATTGGAGGATGAGGGTCGTTTTACTGAAGCTGAAAAAGAATTTGTACAGGCTGGCAAAACTATGGAGGCAGTACAGATGTATATCCATAATCGTGATTGGGAATCCGCCGAAGACGTTGCACGATCGCACAGTCAGGAAGCTGTTGCGCAGGTTTTAATTGCTCAGGCCGCTGAGGCCGCCGAAAGCCAAGATTACGCTACAGCAGAGACACTTCTTTTGAGAGCCCACAAGcctgaaataataatagaacaTTATAAG accGCTGGAATGTGGTCCGAAGCACTACGAGTGTGTCGAGAATATTTGCCTAGTCAAGAAGCGGCGTTGCGCAGAGAATTAGGCCAAAAAAGCGCGGGATTAGACGGTACAAATGCATTAGAAGAGGCACGGAAGTGGCTTGATCTCGGAGAAGTACGACCTGCCTTAGATACTTTAATTTTGAACCCGCAAGCGCCGAGATCTTATCTCATTCGCGCGGCTGACATTCTTCTGCATCAAGCGGATCCTGAAACGGCGGCGGAAATCGGAGGTGATCTGGGCGCACGTCTATTTTCTATTGGTGAACACGCGCTCGCTGCTCAa GTTTTTCTTCAAGCGGATCGATTAAAAGATGCGGTGACTTCGTTAGTGGCGGTGGGCGAATGGGATCGTGCGCGACGAATTGTCCGTGAGCTCGCTCCCGATCTCGAACCATACTTggaagaaaaatatcgcgacgctATGACGAATGAAAGTGAAATGGAAAAGTTGGCAGAAGTAGACGGTAATGCTGCCCTCGAAATGTTAGCTCGCAAAGGTCAATGGAATCAGGTGTTCGACATCGCGAGTTCTCAAAGTTCAGAAGTACTACAAAGATTTGTGGCACGGCGCGCAGCACAATTGCTAAAGAACGATGCCGCGCTGCAAGCATTACAACTTTACGCGCAGTACGGTGCACCTGCAATCTcacagaattttaatttgtatttgcAATTGGCAGAGAATATCCTGAATGCAACGCAGCAGGAATACAG atATCTAGCTCAACTTCGTGACGTTTTACATGGCCTTTATCGGTCATCGTCCTCCGAGAAATTTGCACGTTTTTTAGAGGCCGCACATTTCGCAGCGGTGAAATATGGTTGCCATTCGTTTCCAGCGCTTTCTGGCATCGTACTAAAGGTGTCTGTCAGTCTTCTGCGATATACTGACATCCTCCACGCCGATAAATGCTATTATGAAGCTGGTATCGCAGCCCGTACCGCTGGCCTTGTTAGCGAAGCTTTCGTTTTTCTCAATCATTTCCTCGATTTGGAGGAATGTATCGAGGAAGAAGGTGACGGCAACGTTTTAGACGTGGATGATTTGCGAGTCACTGATTTCCCACTGGAAGTTCCACTTCCAGAAAAACTTGCGATTGCAACTGATCAACGCGAAGAAGTGAGAGAATGGGTGTTAGCGGTATCTATGGACCAAAAAATCGAACAAGGTTTACCAGTTGATCAAAGAGGCGTATATGTAGGCTCTTTGACGTCGCCGACAAATTCCGGCGTGCCTCTTCAGCAGTGCGTAATTACGGGATATCCGGTGCGTGGCTCGGTTGTCAAATTCGAAGAACCAAACCGCGCAGCTGATCGTGATGATtggacaaaattaattaatacagcCCGACAGGCACCTACAGATTCACCGCTGAAcgacattttaatatttctgcaaGATTGGTGTGGTATGGCAcctaaatattcattttaa